A genomic window from Daphnia magna isolate NIES linkage group LG9, ASM2063170v1.1, whole genome shotgun sequence includes:
- the LOC116930835 gene encoding homeobox protein EMX2 yields the protein MTILTPSTSPNSSSASGMVSVHPSPLFVNQHLHLMHFNGLSKNNNQFANMMEDKASNIRTSPITTVTSASSSSPPVVIPAKPKIGFSIDSIVGTASSSNTRPASSSSSSSSASDGSRSASPPDVALLAAATNNRLVHHESGFQSVSPRPGSSGGTPVSVRSEPGTSPISAPPPHPQMMPGWPLPHPQQQQPHAAMGPAYFEALASMRALYAQQQQQPFHPHMMMAGPPPGASNHPWWLLAQARQQQQRLLAVAAHQRFPAGPGDLAGFLLSPFRKPKRVRTAFSPSQLLKLEHAFEKNHYVVGAERKQLAQNLNLTETQVKVWFQNRRTKHKRVQQEGDDPAGGSGGNGKKSGNNAASSDQMMSDDEDNSDIDLEVSDDEDFLHHPSSGNHPHHDRRMIYS from the exons ATGACGATCTTGACACCGTCGACGAGCCCCAACAGTTCAAGCGCATCCGGAATGGTTTCCGTTCACCCATCGCCGCTCTTTGTTAATCAACATCTTCATTTGATGCACTTCAACGGCCTGAGCAAGAACAACAATCAGTTCGCCAACATGATGGAAGACAAGGCCAGCAACATCAGGACGTCGCCGATCACGACAGTGACATCCGCCAGCTCCTCTTCTCCGCCAGTTGTCATTCCAGCCAAGCCCAAAATCGGTTTCTCCATCGATTCGATTGTGGGCACGGCCAGCAGTTCCAACACTCGGCCGGCTTCGTCAtcgtcttcgtcttcttccgcCTCCGACGGCAGTCGTTCGGCTAGTCCGCCCGATGTTGCCCTCCTGGCGGCCGCCACAAACAATCGATTGGTGCACCACGAAAGCGGATTCCAATCAGTCAGTCCTCGTCCGGGCTCATCCGGTGGTACTCCAGTGTCTGTCCGTTCGGAGCCAGGCACTTCGCCCATCTCAGCTCCTCCTCCGCATCCGCAAATGATGCCCGGATGGCCTCTACCTCACccacaacagcagcagccgcACGCTGCCATGGGCCCGGCCTACTTTGAAGCTCTGGCCAGCATGAGAGCGCTCTACGcccaacagcaacaacaacctttCCATCCGCACATGATGATGGCCGGACCTCCGCCAGGAGCTAGCAATCATCCATGGTGGCTGTTGGCGCAGGCTCGCCAACAGCAACAACGACTTTTGGCCGTTGCAGCCCATCAACGTTTTCCCGCCG gtcCAGGTGATTTGGCCGGATTCCTATTGTCGCCCTTCCGCAAGCCGAAACGCGTGCGGACGGCCTTCTCGCCCAGCCAACTGCTCAAGTTGGAACACGCTTTCGAGAAGAATCACTACGTCGTCGGTGCCGAACGCAAACAACTGGCCCAGAACCTGAACCTCACCGAAACGCAG GTGAAAGTCTGGTTCCAGAATCGTCGCACCAAACATAAACGCGTCCAGCAAGAAGGAGATGATCCAGCCGGCGGCAGTGGTGGCAACGGCAAGAAATCGGGCAACAACGCTGCATCGTCGGATCAGATGATGAGCGACGACGAAGATAACTCCGACATTGATCTCGAAGTGTCCGATGACGAGGACTTCCTCCATCATCCATCGTCAGGTAATCATCCGCACCACGACCGTCGGATGATTTACAGTTGA